Below is a genomic region from Campylobacter geochelonis.
AGTTTTATAAAAGCGGAAGTTTATTGTTAAATTTATCTCGTCCAGATGAATGTATAGAAACCTTTGGTCTTACTATTCTAGAGGGCATGTCATACGGACTTCCAGCAATAGTACCAAATATTGGCGGACCGCTTGAAATAATAAAAGACAATGTAAATGGTTATGCTATATCTTGTTATGAAATCGCTAAAATATCAAAGAAGATAAGATATTTATTTGAGAATAAAGAGGAGTATCTAAAAATGTCTTTTAATGCATTGAGTACAGTGAAAGATTTTAGCATAGAGATATTTGATAAGGAAATTTTAAATATTTTAATGGATGGTGAAATATGAAACATATTAGTGTAATAGGAATAGCTGGACTACCGGCTAAATATGGAGGTTTTGAAACTTTGGTTGAAAATTTAACAAAATATTTATCTTATAAACATAATATAACTGTTTTTTGTAGTAGTAAGATATATAGCGAAAAAATTAAAAAATATAATAATGTTAATCTTAAATATATAAGTTTAAAACCAAATGGAGTTCAGAGTATATTTTATGATATAATTTCTATTTTTTATTCATTAAAATTTGCTGACACTCTACTTATTCTTGGAGTATCTGGAGCTGTTATATTGCCTTTTATAAAAATTTTTTCTAGAAAAAAAATTATTGTTAATATCGATGGATTAGAGTGGAAAAGAGACAAATGGGGTGTTTTTTCTAAGTTATTTTTAAAATTTTCAGAAAAAATAGCAGTCAAATATTCGGATGTTGTTATAGCAGATAATAAAAGCATACAAGAATATGTATTTAATGAATATAAAAAAAAATCTACTTTAATAGCTTATGGTGGAGATCATGCAAAAAAAGAAATAGTTACTGATTGCTTAAAGGATAGATATCAGTTTTTAAATAAAAAATATGCTTTTAATGTTTGCAGAATAGAGCCTGAGAATAATATCGATATGATGTTGGAAGCATTTACTGAATATGGAAAAATGAATTTTATAATAATTGGCAATTGGGTAAATAGTGTCTATGGTAATAAGCTTCGAGAAAAATATTCAAATGTAAAAAATATATTTTTATTGGATCCTATATATGATCAAAATGTATTAAATCAAATAAGGTCTAATTGTTATATTTACATTCATGGGCATAGTGCTGGTGGAACAAACCCTTCATTGGTTGAAGCTATGCATTTAGGGTTGCCTATTTTTTCATATTCAGCAGAGTATAATAAAAATACAACTATGAATAAGGCTTTGTATTTTAGCAACAAAGAAGAATTAATAGATTTATTACTTACCGTAAGTGATAAATATATTAAAAGCATTGCTATTAATATGAAGCTAATAGCCAATGATGAATATAATTGGGAACAAATTTCTACTAAATATTCAAATTTATTTTAATTACAAGGATTTTATTATGAAAGGTATAATTTTAGCAGGTGGAAGCGGAACTAGGCTTTATCCTATAACAAAAGGTGTTAGCAAACAACTTATTCCTATATATGATAAGCCGATGATTTATTATCCGCTTTCTGTCTTGATGTTAGCAGGGATTAAAGAAATTTTGATTATATCAACACCGACTGATTTGCCTAGATTTATGGATTTACTGGGTGATGGTAGTGATTTGGGTATAAAATTTGAATATTGTGTTCAACCATCTCCAGATGGGTTAGCGCAAGCTTTTATATTAGGTGAGAAATTTTTAGCTGGTGATGATGCTTGTTTGATTTTGGGTGATAATATATTTTATGGACATGGTCTTACGCAGCTTTTAGCTCAAAGCGTTAAAAATGTACAAAATGAGTCAAAAGCAACAGTTTTTGGATATTATGTTAGAGACCCAGAAAGATATGGAGTAGCAGAATTTAATCAAAATGGCGATGTTGTTAGCATAGAGGAAAAGCCAGCTGATCCAAAAAGTAATTATGCTGTTGTTGGGTTGTATTTTTACCCAAAAGATGTAGTTATAAAAGCAAAAGATGTAAAACCAAGTGCTAGAGGCGAGCTAGAAATCACAACACTTAATGAAATGTATCTTAAAGAACAAAGACTTAAAGTTGAGCTTATGGGTCGTGGATATGCTTGGCTTGACACTGGTACTCATGAAAGTCTTCTTGAAGCAAGTCAGTTTATACAAACTATAGAAAATAGGCAGAGCTTAAAAGTAGCTTGTATTGAAGAGATGGCCTATGAAATGGGTTATATAAGCAAAGAAAAACTTTTTGAACTAGCAGAATCGTTAAAGAAAAATCAATATGGACAATATATTATAAATAGATTAGAGAGATAAAAATAATATGAAATTTACAAGAACAAAAATTTCAGATGTAGTGGTAGTCGAACCAGTTGTTCATGGTGATGAAAGAGGATATTTTGTTGAAACTTTTAGAGAGGATAAACTTTTTAATTTTTTAGGTTACAAAATAAAATTTTGCCAAGACAACGAATCAAAAAGCTCAGTAGGTGTTCTTAGAGGACTTCATTATCAGCTTCATCCAGCTGCGCAAACAAAATTAGTTAGAGTTATCAAAGGCAGAGTGCTTGATGTAGCTGTTGATATAAGAAAAAATTCACCTACTTTTGGGCAGTACATCGCAGTTGAGCTTTCTAGCGAAAATAAAAAGCAGCTTTTAATTCCGCGTGGCTTTGCCCATGGTTTTTTAGTGCTTGAGGATAATACTGTGTTTGCATATAAAGTGGATAACTATTATAGTTTAGAAAATGATAGAGGAATTTCTTTTAGTGACAAAACCATAGGTATTGATTGGGGGATTGATTTTAATAAAATTATTCTTTCAGATAAAGACTTAAAGCAGCCGCTTTTAAAAGATATGCAAGATTTGTTTGAATATGGAGTTGATTATTATGTATAAGTTTAATATCTTAGTAACGGGCGCTAATGGACAAGTAGGAAATGAAATTCAAGAACTTTCTGCTTATTATGTTTATAAATTTTACTTTGCCAGCAAGGATGAATTAGATATCACTAAACTTGATGATATAAAAAATTATATAAGAGATAAAAACATAAATGTTATTATAAATTGTGCTGCCTACACAGCGGTAGATAAAGCCGAAGAGGAAGTTGAGCTTGCTTTTGATATAAATAAAAATGGCGTTAAAAATTTAGCCATAATATCAAAAGAAAAAAATATTAAGCTTGTTCATATATCAACGGATTATGTCTTTGATGGTAAAAATTTTAAGCCGTATTTAGAAGATGACAAAATATCTCCTAGGAATATTTATGGCAAAAGCAAATTAGATGGTGAAAATGAGATATTAGATATAAATCCAAAAAGCTCTATTATTATAAGGACATCTTGGGTCTATGGGTATTACGGCAAAAATTTTATAAAAACAATGCTAAGACTTGGTAAAGAACGAAATAACTTGGCTGTTGTCTTTGATCAAATAGGCACACCAACTTATGCTAAAGACTTGGCTAAGGTTATACTTGATATTATTCCTTTTATAAAAAATGAAAATGTGAATATTTATAATTATTCAAATGAAGGCGTGGTTTCATGGTATGATTTTGCAAAAGAGATTATACATATGACAAAGCTAGTTTGTGACATTTCCCCGGTAGAGACAAAAGAATATTTAACACCTGCTATAAGACCGCATTTCTCGGTATTAAA
It encodes:
- a CDS encoding DUF1972 domain-containing protein, whose translation is MKHISVIGIAGLPAKYGGFETLVENLTKYLSYKHNITVFCSSKIYSEKIKKYNNVNLKYISLKPNGVQSIFYDIISIFYSLKFADTLLILGVSGAVILPFIKIFSRKKIIVNIDGLEWKRDKWGVFSKLFLKFSEKIAVKYSDVVIADNKSIQEYVFNEYKKKSTLIAYGGDHAKKEIVTDCLKDRYQFLNKKYAFNVCRIEPENNIDMMLEAFTEYGKMNFIIIGNWVNSVYGNKLREKYSNVKNIFLLDPIYDQNVLNQIRSNCYIYIHGHSAGGTNPSLVEAMHLGLPIFSYSAEYNKNTTMNKALYFSNKEELIDLLLTVSDKYIKSIAINMKLIANDEYNWEQISTKYSNLF
- the rfbA gene encoding glucose-1-phosphate thymidylyltransferase RfbA, with the protein product MKGIILAGGSGTRLYPITKGVSKQLIPIYDKPMIYYPLSVLMLAGIKEILIISTPTDLPRFMDLLGDGSDLGIKFEYCVQPSPDGLAQAFILGEKFLAGDDACLILGDNIFYGHGLTQLLAQSVKNVQNESKATVFGYYVRDPERYGVAEFNQNGDVVSIEEKPADPKSNYAVVGLYFYPKDVVIKAKDVKPSARGELEITTLNEMYLKEQRLKVELMGRGYAWLDTGTHESLLEASQFIQTIENRQSLKVACIEEMAYEMGYISKEKLFELAESLKKNQYGQYIINRLER
- the rfbC gene encoding dTDP-4-dehydrorhamnose 3,5-epimerase, yielding MKFTRTKISDVVVVEPVVHGDERGYFVETFREDKLFNFLGYKIKFCQDNESKSSVGVLRGLHYQLHPAAQTKLVRVIKGRVLDVAVDIRKNSPTFGQYIAVELSSENKKQLLIPRGFAHGFLVLEDNTVFAYKVDNYYSLENDRGISFSDKTIGIDWGIDFNKIILSDKDLKQPLLKDMQDLFEYGVDYYV
- the rfbD gene encoding dTDP-4-dehydrorhamnose reductase; the encoded protein is MYKFNILVTGANGQVGNEIQELSAYYVYKFYFASKDELDITKLDDIKNYIRDKNINVIINCAAYTAVDKAEEEVELAFDINKNGVKNLAIISKEKNIKLVHISTDYVFDGKNFKPYLEDDKISPRNIYGKSKLDGENEILDINPKSSIIIRTSWVYGYYGKNFIKTMLRLGKERNNLAVVFDQIGTPTYAKDLAKVILDIIPFIKNENVNIYNYSNEGVVSWYDFAKEIIHMTKLVCDISPVETKEYLTPAIRPHFSVLNKAKIKKEFGIKIPYWKDSLRDCLERLGEKR